From a region of the Haematobia irritans isolate KBUSLIRL chromosome 4, ASM5000362v1, whole genome shotgun sequence genome:
- the LOC142235907 gene encoding uncharacterized protein LOC142235907 produces MMEKLLDVSLRKLTQKPKIITKYVDDLFAIIKETEIERTLTTLNNYHSNIRFTMELEEDVKLPYLDILILRNKKNITVNWYQKNTASGRIMNFYSKHPKIIIINTAQNLIDRVLSISDKRFHQDNKKILQRILEENNFPKNIIKNLITSFKPRTEKRDIEKPTEKIFKSLIYIPGISERITKSNIFDKNKYDLAHKSNNTVKKLFTNIKDKIPKTETPNVIYEIQCEGNSVEKCYKSDIKTRSNSKLQKTALAAHCATTKHQPNFNDVRILQQENNTNKRYTLEMLHINNVPTKRRMNYKTDTDNIAHIYRHMVCKNDHRQAKNNSNNNISQQCNSES; encoded by the exons ATGATGGAAAAACTACTGGACGTAAGTTTGAGGAAACttacacaaaaaccaaaaataataacTAAATATGTGGACGACTTATTTGCTATCATTAAGGAAACGGAAATTGAAAGAACCCTGACAACACTCAACAACTACCACAGCAACATCCGATTTACTATGGAACTGGAAGAAGACGTTAAATTACCATATTTGGACATATTGATACttagaaataagaaaaatataactGTGAACTGGTATCAGAAAAACACGGCGTCAGGgagaattatgaatttttattcaaaacatCCTaagataataataattaatacagCCCAAAATCTAATTGACAGAGTTCTTTCCATCAGTGACAAACGATTCCATCAAGACAACAAGAAAATACTACAAAGGATACTAGAAGAGAATAATTTCCCTAAGAACATAATCAAGAATTTAATAACATCCTTTAAACCACGCACGGAAAAAAGAGACATTGAAAAACCgacagagaaaattttcaaatctttaATATATATACCAGGAATATCGGAAAGAATAACGAAAtccaacatttttgacaagaaCAAATATGACTTAGCACACAAATCCAATAatacagttaaaaaattatttaccaaCATCAAGGACAAAATTCCAAAAACGGAAACACCGAATGTGATTTATGAAATTCAATGCGAAGGAAATTCagtagaaaaat GTTATAAATCTGATATAAAAACTCGCAGCAATTCTAAACTACAAAAAACCGCGTTGGCAGCCCACTGTGCAACAACCAAACATCAACCAAACTTCAATGATGTCCGCATATTACAGCAAGAAAATAATACCAACAAAAGATACACATTAGAAATGCTGCACATCAATAATGTACCAACAAAAAGAAGAATGAATTACAAAACAGATACAGACAACATCGCCCACATATACAGACATATGGTATGCAAAAATGATCATCGACAGGCAAAGAACAATTCGAACAACAACATCAGCCAACAGTGCAATAGCGAAAGCTGA